The proteins below come from a single Acinetobacter wuhouensis genomic window:
- a CDS encoding BrnT family toxin, whose product MKQYFEWDEAKNRKNQKKHDVSFETASLVFDDPLRISIQDRHTDGEERWQTIGKVKGVLMLLVAHTIFDEDDCEIIRIISARQVTKAERDRYEHG is encoded by the coding sequence ATGAAACAGTATTTCGAATGGGATGAGGCAAAGAATCGAAAGAATCAGAAAAAACACGATGTCTCTTTCGAAACGGCAAGCCTTGTTTTTGATGATCCACTGAGGATCTCAATCCAAGACAGACATACCGATGGTGAAGAACGTTGGCAGACCATTGGGAAAGTAAAAGGCGTACTAATGCTGTTAGTAGCTCACACCATTTTTGATGAAGATGACTGTGAAATCATACGAATCATTAGTGCAAGACAAGTCACTAAGGCGGAGCGAGATAGATATGAGCATGGTTAG
- a CDS encoding BrnA antitoxin family protein has protein sequence MSMVRYSRKELNEKFSDKQDAEIERLLAKGTVPDDQLDLSDIPEITDWSNAVRHNQFYRPVKQQTSIRLDADVLAWFKAQGKGYQTRMNEILREAMLEDLKKHQ, from the coding sequence ATGAGCATGGTTAGATACTCACGTAAAGAACTGAATGAAAAATTCAGCGACAAGCAAGATGCTGAAATTGAACGCTTGCTTGCTAAAGGGACGGTTCCTGATGATCAGCTAGATCTATCAGATATTCCTGAAATTACAGACTGGAGCAATGCTGTACGCCATAATCAATTCTATCGCCCAGTGAAGCAACAGACTTCCATCCGTTTAGATGCTGATGTACTTGCATGGTTTAAAGCACAGGGAAAAGGTTATCAAACACGAATGAATGAAATTCTGCGAGAAGCAATGTTAGAAGATTTAAAAAAACATCAATAA